The following are from one region of the Yoonia sp. R2331 genome:
- a CDS encoding class I SAM-dependent methyltransferase, with protein MILTSTEGQKSLPRYFSAVFNRLGGLKRGRLDIKLQDGRIFRLEGPAPGHVAEIEVHNPDLFTRTIREGDLGFSDAYLDGWWSTPDLQAFMDLVHDEAEEMYDGFPGQGLVRLWEKLRFWLQSNSKRQAKKNISYHYDLGNDFYGLWLDDTMTYSSAKFETGQESLEKAQTQKYASMVDQMGAQPGDHVLEIGCGWGGFAEYAAKERGLKVTCLTISREQFNYAVERIEKAGLSDQVTFKLQDYRDETGTYDGIASIEMFEAVGEKYWPVYFDTVRDRLKPGKNATLQIITVADHRWDVYQRGPDFIQKYIFPGGMLPSPTKLREAVETAGLKVAKSVEFGPSYDITLRRWHEVFNAKWDQIAGMGFDDRFRKMWNFYLTSCASTFKSGNCDVTQITVTRAH; from the coding sequence ATGATACTGACTTCGACCGAGGGGCAAAAGAGCCTCCCGCGTTACTTTTCAGCTGTATTCAACAGGCTGGGTGGGCTGAAACGCGGGCGGTTGGACATCAAGCTGCAAGACGGGCGCATCTTTCGGTTGGAAGGGCCCGCACCGGGCCATGTTGCCGAAATTGAAGTGCATAACCCGGATCTGTTCACCCGGACGATCCGCGAAGGCGATCTGGGGTTTTCCGATGCCTACCTGGACGGCTGGTGGAGCACACCGGATTTGCAGGCCTTTATGGATCTCGTTCATGACGAGGCCGAAGAGATGTATGACGGCTTTCCCGGGCAGGGATTGGTGCGTTTGTGGGAAAAGTTGCGGTTCTGGCTGCAGTCAAATTCCAAGCGGCAAGCCAAAAAGAACATCAGCTATCATTACGATTTGGGTAATGATTTCTATGGGTTGTGGCTTGATGATACGATGACCTATTCATCAGCCAAGTTCGAGACAGGGCAGGAAAGTCTGGAAAAGGCGCAGACCCAGAAATACGCCAGCATGGTGGATCAGATGGGCGCACAACCGGGCGATCACGTGCTGGAAATCGGCTGCGGGTGGGGTGGTTTTGCAGAATATGCCGCTAAAGAGCGTGGATTAAAGGTAACCTGCCTGACGATCAGCAGGGAGCAGTTTAACTACGCCGTGGAGCGTATTGAAAAGGCTGGTCTTTCCGATCAGGTGACGTTCAAGCTACAGGACTATCGTGATGAGACCGGCACCTATGATGGGATCGCGAGCATCGAGATGTTCGAGGCGGTGGGTGAAAAGTACTGGCCGGTCTATTTTGACACCGTGCGGGACCGTTTGAAGCCGGGCAAGAATGCAACGTTGCAGATTATCACCGTCGCGGACCACCGCTGGGATGTCTATCAACGCGGCCCGGATTTCATCCAAAAGTACATCTTTCCCGGTGGCATGCTGCCCAGCCCCACAAAGCTGCGTGAAGCGGTTGAGACGGCAGGGTTGAAGGTTGCAAAGTCGGTCGAATTCGGACCGTCCTACGATATCACCTTGCGGCGCTGGCACGAGGTTTTCAACGCCAAGTGGGACCAAATCGCCGGTATGGGATTTGATGACCGGTTCCGCAAAATGTGGAACTTTTACCTCACCTCTTGCGCGAGCACCTTTAAAAGCGGAAACTGCGATGTAACGCAGATTACCGTCACAAGGGCCCACTGA